Proteins found in one Lepeophtheirus salmonis chromosome 9, UVic_Lsal_1.4, whole genome shotgun sequence genomic segment:
- the LOC121124705 gene encoding protein regulator of cytokinesis 1 isoform X1, protein MDEKEKRSNLDLSDSFSSLSKESFLDSLSALSLKYGGSLWDLWVQMGCSSGSSGAYRVEVVHNCLEEKFKAMMQEEEGHRSALFKNIEEHYKKLYSLSKELGISLEEPPADLSIIFLEKDLRDKVEKLVKKKKERLSQLASILKQDVKLSGMLAEEPHSMTLQNIPSKEEEVSLKEHVLHLTQLKQQRLSSLKAYKKSFAHLMVQLDSEPANSLERAIFCETDESFLPLSLARLASVANTIQRLESQVQQNMREAERLRCRIRDIATKLELDEREISDFLHEYAGFSPNELKELQFRLDELELLKMQHMERFIVSSRKELREWWNKCFYNEKQQSLFSPFYSTIYSEELLSEHEEEIEKIKTYYYNNESLFHMVEQRHALWEKKLELEKKAKDPNRFNCKSTEFLKEEKDRKRVEKQLPKIEKSLEDAMEDYKLENGIEFLIGGLPYQTYMEIQIKEHEDSIQREKVKKANAKKQLLIQESRYGSTPAKLNSTKRKAPNTVDNNVTKKYKSDVTRGTVNSTRSSTRSTLTRSTSARSNSTRSNVSRRLNIPQSSFVVGSSEFKMTLRSLGDKDPFLNPRAINANSTLQTEMTPHNIKKTPRTALTTGGRAFNRRSRSAVQLSSKKSPVLNVTAKKSLFKTPSSKRVLTPINSAIKSSTLRARKKL, encoded by the exons atggaCGAGAAGGAAAAAAGGTCCAACCTGGATTTGAGTGATTCTTTTTCCTCCCTAAGTAAAGAGAGTTTCTTGGATTCTTTGAGTGCCCTGAGCCTCAAGTATGGAGGGAGTCTTTGGGACCTTTGGGTGCAGATGGGGTGCAGCAGTGGTAGTTCTGGGGCTTACCGAGTGGAGGTGGTGCACAACTGCCTGGAGGAGAAGTTCAAAGCCATGATGCAGGAGGAGGAGGGCCACCGATCCGCACTGTTCAAGAACATTGAAGAGCACTACAAGAAGCTCTATTCCCTCTCCAAGGAGTTGGGCATTTCCTTGGAAGAGCCTCCAGCGGATCTGTCCATCATTTTCCTGGAAAAGGACTTGCGGGACAAAGTGGAGAAGTtggtgaagaagaagaaggagcgTCTGAGCCAATTGGCGTCCATCCTCAAGCAAGACGTGAAACTGTCTGGCATGTTGGCCGAAGAGCCCCACTCCATGACGCTCCAAAACATTCCCTCCAAGGAAGAGGAAGTGTCTCTGAAGGAGCATGTGCTCCACCTCACGCAGCTCAAGCAACAGCGTCTCTCCAGCCTCAAGGCCTACAAAAAGTCCTTTGCTCACTTAATGGTGCAATTAGACAGCGAGCCCGCCAATTCCTTAGAGCGAGCCATCTTCTGTGAGACGGACGAGTCTTTTCTGCCTCTCTCTTTGGCCAGACTTGCCTCTGTGGCTAACACGATCCAAAGGCTGGAATCTCAAGTCCAACAAAACATGAGGGAGGCGGAGAGATTGAGGTGTAGAATAAGAGATATTGCTACAAAGCTCGAATTGGACGAAAGAGAAATTTCAGACTTTCTGCACGAATACGCTGGCTTTTCTCCGAACGAGCTCAAAGAA ttACAATTTCGATTGGATGAGCTGGAGCTTCTCAAAATGCAGCATATGGAACGCTTTATTGTTTCCTCCCGAAAGGAATTACGGGAATGGTGGAATAAGTGTTTCTATAATGAAAAACAACAGTCCCTTTTTTCGCCATTTTATTCCACTATTTATTCCGAGGAACTGCTATCGGAACATGaggaagaaattgaaaaaattaaaacatactaTTACAATAATGAGTCTTTATTTCATATGGTTGAGCAGAGACACGCCTTGTGGGAGAAGAAATTGGAATTGGAGAAAAAAGCTAAAGATCCTAATAGATTTAATTGCAAGAGTACAGAATTTCTTAAAGAGGAAAAAGATCGAAAACGGGTGGAGAAG CAACTTCCTAAAATTGAAAAGAGTTTAGAAGATGCCATGGAagattataaattagaaaatggaATCGAATTCTTAATTGGAGGATTGCCTTATCAAACATATATGGAAATTCAAATTAAGGAACATGAGGATAGTATACAAagggaaaaagttaaaaaagcaAACGCTAAGAAACAACTTTTGATTCAAGAGTCAAGGTATGGATCTACTCCAGCTAAGCTCAACTCAACGAAAAGAAAAGCACCAAATACTGTTGATAATAATgtcactaaaaaatataaatctgatGTAACTCGTGGTACCGTCAATTCTACTAGATCT TCTACACGGTCTACATTAACTAGATCAACATCTGCTCGTTCTAATTCTACGCGGTCTAATGTATCAAGACGTCTAAATATTCCACAATCGTCTTTTGTCGTTGGATCTAGTGAATTCAAGATGACGCTGCGTTCGTTGGGAGATAAAGATCCATTCCTT AATCCACGCGCAATAAATGCTAACAGCACCCTACAAACAGAGATG acaccccataatatcaaaaaaacgCCAAGGACTGCTCTTACAACTGGAGGAAGAGCTTTTAATCGTCGTTCTAGATCTGCTGTTCAGCTCAGCTCTAAAAAATCTCCTGTACTCAACGTCACTGCtaagaaaagtttatttaaaactcCATCTTCAAAAAGAGTTTTAACACCCATTAACTCAGCAATTAAAAGCTCAACTCTGAGAGCCAGAAAGAAGCTCTAA
- the LOC121124706 gene encoding uncharacterized protein isoform X1 has translation MTKVYLDLPPSVSQSNHEDRMCLKFKKPLESTISISNTEYVEVTDTKIVITFEGNSAVNIKAKENLLSFYSYKHSFPSKVTSDDIATILEAFPNDDIEDEMLEKNNIIEQDQEFQVPYNNISFDHNNKCNLDCIRVVQQLPAISLDSLYNFFEVHGHFSREKVCPNCGDQLKIKYGRFFCRKQNSIKSKKRQIVCFSQTAFKDSWFDCGTNKAKKIILICFLYVSGVPSIQVKQRVKIHNNCDWYEACQNVVIDFFKRSSQRIGGSGITVEMIVTKVHISASNKLWVIGGIEVQSKRSFMVTVSNLTKKFLFQIMASWINRGTQIISDSFNPQIDFEEHGFVLESENSSCSSETIDFDTSDCNTLRQLFMGKKLYSPEKLIYNLYEKKLPKIEERFHEFIIAAGVSYSKR, from the exons ATGACGAAAG TGTACTTGGATCTTCCGCCATCTGTTTCTCAATCCAATCATGAGGATCGAATGTGTCTTAAATTTAAGAAACCTTTGGAATCCACCATCAGTATTTCTAATACTGAATATGTCGAGGTTACAGATACAAAAATAGTCATTACATTCGAAGGGAACTCTGCAGTGAACATCAAAGCCAAAGAAAAtctattatcattttattcttataaacattCCTTTCCATCAAAAGTTACATCTGATGATATTGCTACGATCCTTGAGGCTTTCCCCAACGATGATATCGAGGATGAGATgttggaaaaaaacaatattattgagCAAGATCAAGAATTCCAAGTTCcatacaataatatttcttttgatcacaataataaatgtaatttagatTGCATACGGGTTGTTCAACAACTTCCCGCTATTTCTCTTGACtctttgtataacttttttgaa GTTCACGGACACTTTTCGAGGGAGAAGGTATGCCCAAATTGTGGggatcaattaaaaataaaatatggaagatttttttgtcgaaaacaaaattcaataaaaagtaaaaaacgtCAAATTGTCTGCTTTTCACAAACCGCATTTAAAGATTCGTGGTTTGATTGCGGCACAAATAAGgcgaaaaaaatcatattgatatgttttttatatgtgtCAGGAGTTCCATCCATCCAGGTGAAGCAACGAGTCAAGATACATAATAATTGCGATTGGTATGAAGCTTGTCAGAATGTCGTCATTGATTTCTTTAAACGATCAAGTCAGCGTATTGGTGGATCTGGTATCACAGTTGAAATGATTGTCACAAAAGTACACATAAGTGCTTCCAATAAATTATGGGTTATTGGAGGAATTGAAGTACAATCTAAGCGTTCTTTCATGGTTACAGTTTCGAACCTAACTAAGAAGttcttatttcaaattatggCTTCTTGGATTAATCGAGGCACTCAGATAATATCTGATTCATTTAATCCTCAAATAGATTTTGAAGAACATGGGTTCGTTTTAGAATCCGAAAATAGTTCGTGTAGTTCAGAAACGATAGACTTTGATACAAGTGACTGTAATACTTTGCGCCAACTATTTATGGGAAAAAAGTTGTACTCAcccgaaaaattaatttacaatctGTATGAAAAGAAGTTGCCTAAAATTGAGGAGCGCTTCCATGAGTTCATTATTGCTGCAGGAGTTTCTTATAGTAAAAGATGA
- the LOC121124705 gene encoding protein regulator of cytokinesis 1 isoform X2, translating to MDEKEKRSNLDLSDSFSSLSKESFLDSLSALSLKYGGSLWDLWVQMGCSSGSSGAYRVEVVHNCLEEKFKAMMQEEEGHRSALFKNIEEHYKKLYSLSKELGISLEEPPADLSIIFLEKDLRDKVEKLVKKKKERLSQLASILKQDVKLSGMLAEEPHSMTLQNIPSKEEEVSLKEHVLHLTQLKQQRLSSLKAYKKSFAHLMVQLDSEPANSLERAIFCETDESFLPLSLARLASVANTIQRLESQVQQNMREAERLRCRIRDIATKLELDEREISDFLHEYAGFSPNELKELQFRLDELELLKMQHMERFIVSSRKELREWWNKCFYNEKQQSLFSPFYSTIYSEELLSEHEEEIEKIKTYYYNNESLFHMVEQRHALWEKKLELEKKAKDPNRFNCKSTEFLKEEKDRKRVEKQLPKIEKSLEDAMEDYKLENGIEFLIGGLPYQTYMEIQIKEHEDSIQREKVKKANAKKQLLIQESRYGSTPAKLNSTKRKAPNTVDNNVTKKYKSDVTRGTVNSTRSSTRSTLTRSTSARSNSTRSNVSRRLNIPQSSFVVGSSEFKMTLRSLGDKDPFLNPRAINANSTLQTEMIR from the exons atggaCGAGAAGGAAAAAAGGTCCAACCTGGATTTGAGTGATTCTTTTTCCTCCCTAAGTAAAGAGAGTTTCTTGGATTCTTTGAGTGCCCTGAGCCTCAAGTATGGAGGGAGTCTTTGGGACCTTTGGGTGCAGATGGGGTGCAGCAGTGGTAGTTCTGGGGCTTACCGAGTGGAGGTGGTGCACAACTGCCTGGAGGAGAAGTTCAAAGCCATGATGCAGGAGGAGGAGGGCCACCGATCCGCACTGTTCAAGAACATTGAAGAGCACTACAAGAAGCTCTATTCCCTCTCCAAGGAGTTGGGCATTTCCTTGGAAGAGCCTCCAGCGGATCTGTCCATCATTTTCCTGGAAAAGGACTTGCGGGACAAAGTGGAGAAGTtggtgaagaagaagaaggagcgTCTGAGCCAATTGGCGTCCATCCTCAAGCAAGACGTGAAACTGTCTGGCATGTTGGCCGAAGAGCCCCACTCCATGACGCTCCAAAACATTCCCTCCAAGGAAGAGGAAGTGTCTCTGAAGGAGCATGTGCTCCACCTCACGCAGCTCAAGCAACAGCGTCTCTCCAGCCTCAAGGCCTACAAAAAGTCCTTTGCTCACTTAATGGTGCAATTAGACAGCGAGCCCGCCAATTCCTTAGAGCGAGCCATCTTCTGTGAGACGGACGAGTCTTTTCTGCCTCTCTCTTTGGCCAGACTTGCCTCTGTGGCTAACACGATCCAAAGGCTGGAATCTCAAGTCCAACAAAACATGAGGGAGGCGGAGAGATTGAGGTGTAGAATAAGAGATATTGCTACAAAGCTCGAATTGGACGAAAGAGAAATTTCAGACTTTCTGCACGAATACGCTGGCTTTTCTCCGAACGAGCTCAAAGAA ttACAATTTCGATTGGATGAGCTGGAGCTTCTCAAAATGCAGCATATGGAACGCTTTATTGTTTCCTCCCGAAAGGAATTACGGGAATGGTGGAATAAGTGTTTCTATAATGAAAAACAACAGTCCCTTTTTTCGCCATTTTATTCCACTATTTATTCCGAGGAACTGCTATCGGAACATGaggaagaaattgaaaaaattaaaacatactaTTACAATAATGAGTCTTTATTTCATATGGTTGAGCAGAGACACGCCTTGTGGGAGAAGAAATTGGAATTGGAGAAAAAAGCTAAAGATCCTAATAGATTTAATTGCAAGAGTACAGAATTTCTTAAAGAGGAAAAAGATCGAAAACGGGTGGAGAAG CAACTTCCTAAAATTGAAAAGAGTTTAGAAGATGCCATGGAagattataaattagaaaatggaATCGAATTCTTAATTGGAGGATTGCCTTATCAAACATATATGGAAATTCAAATTAAGGAACATGAGGATAGTATACAAagggaaaaagttaaaaaagcaAACGCTAAGAAACAACTTTTGATTCAAGAGTCAAGGTATGGATCTACTCCAGCTAAGCTCAACTCAACGAAAAGAAAAGCACCAAATACTGTTGATAATAATgtcactaaaaaatataaatctgatGTAACTCGTGGTACCGTCAATTCTACTAGATCT TCTACACGGTCTACATTAACTAGATCAACATCTGCTCGTTCTAATTCTACGCGGTCTAATGTATCAAGACGTCTAAATATTCCACAATCGTCTTTTGTCGTTGGATCTAGTGAATTCAAGATGACGCTGCGTTCGTTGGGAGATAAAGATCCATTCCTT AATCCACGCGCAATAAATGCTAACAGCACCCTACAAACAGAGATG atacgTTAA
- the bor gene encoding ATPase family AAA domain-containing protein 3-B codes for MSWLFGSRGNAPEVPVSVDPPPASSDGGGKEGHRSEAYSFDSTALERAAKAAKELEKSKFSTQALELSKMQEETKQKEQMVKIKEYEVAVEQVKVEGKKVEADNRQKMLQEEAKIAKHKAEYQDQLARQRHEDQLIRQQRLKEENLRKEEESVAKQEAMRKATLEHEMEMRAKADQKRIASEMDARGKMERDNQDLYLEQIRLKATESRSTIMEGIQTAGSVLGAGMNAFLKDWDKVTAAAAGISLLAFGVYTSKRATGVAASYIQARLGKPSLVRDTSRFSAFEFAKHPISFWKKRWANKSTDALTGVVLNPNLEARLRDVAIATKNTKLNQGMFRNLLFYGPPGTGKTMFAKKLSSHSNMDYAILTGGDISPMGRDGVTAIHKVFDWAETSRKGLILFVDEADAFLRKRSSEKISEDLRSSLNAFLYRTGTQSDKFMLVLASNAPEQLDYAVNDRLDEVIQFQLPGDDERERLVRLYFDTYVLQPAAGEGPKRGRKLKVEEMDYGALCSEIASITKGMSGREIAKLGIAWQASGYASEDGVLSRKMIMENVQDALKSHKQKIRWLSEEESRENSEVSYKKFD; via the exons ATGTCTTGGCTCTTTGGTAGTCGTGGGAATGCCCCAGAGGTTCCAGTTTCCGTGGATCCTCCTCCAGCCTCATCTGACGGAGGTGGAAAGGAAGGTCACCGATCGGAAGCCTACTCTTTCGATTCCACGGCGCTGGAAAGAGCTGCGAAAGCGGCAAAG GAGTTGGAGAAGTCTAAATTCTCGACCCAAGCCCTGGAATTGTCCAAAATGCAAGAGGAAACGAAGCAGAAAGAGCAGATGGTGAAGATAAAGGAGTATGAAGTGGCCGTGGAGCAAGTGAAAGTTGAAGGAAAGAAGGTGGAGGCGGACAACAGGCAAAAAATGCTTCAAGAAGAGGCCAAAATTGCAAAGCACAAGGCGGAATATCAA gATCAATTGGCTCGTCAAAGACACGAGGATCAGTTAATTCGGCAACAAAGATTGAAAGAAGAAAACTTACGGAAAGAGGAAGAGTCTGTTGCAAAGCAAGAAGCTATGAGAAAGGCAACTCTTGAGCATGAAATGGAAATGAGAGCCAAGGCGGATCAAAAGCGCATTGCCTCAGAAATGGATGCCCGTGGGAAAATGGAAAGGGACAATCAGGATTTATATTTGGAGCAAATAAGACTCAAAGCAACAGAATCTCGCTCTACAATTATGGAGGGGATTCAAACTGCTGGCTCCGTTTTGGGAGCGGGTATGAATGCCTTTTTAAAGGATTGGGATAAAGTAACTGCTGCTGCCGCGGGTATTTCTTTGCTTGCATTCGGAGTTTATACTTCGAAGCGAGCAACCGGAGTGGCAGCCTCCTATATTCAAGCCCGTCTCGGGAAGCCATCTCTGGTTCGGGACACATCTCGTTTCTCTGCGTTTGAATTTGCAAAACATCCTATTTCCTTTTGGAAAAAACGTTGGGCAAATAAGTCAACGGACGCACTCACTGGAGTCGTACTTAATCCTAATTTAGAAGCGCGCTTGAGAGATGTCGCTATTGCTACTAAAAACACTAAATTGAATCAGGGAATGTTtcgtaatttattattttatggtcCTCCTGGAACTGGTAAAACAATGTTTGCCAAAAAGTTATCATCTCATAGTAATATGGACTACGCCATACTTACGGGGGGTGACATAAGTCCAATGGGAAGAGACGGAGTTACTGCCATTCACAAG gTATTTGATTGGGCAGAAACGTCAAGAAAAGGTCTGATTTTATTTGTCGATGAAGCAGATGCATTTCTTAGAAAGAGAAGCTCTGAAAAAATCAGTGAAGATTTGAGATCTTCcttaaatgcatttttgtatAGAACGGGAACGCAAAGTGACAAATTCATGTTGGTATTGGCATCTAATGCTCCCGAACAGTTGGACTATGCAGTTAATGATAGATTAGATGAAGTTATTCAGTTCCAATTACCGGGGGATGATGAAAGAGAACGCTTGGTTCGTTTATATTTTGATACCTATGTTCTCCAACCAGCAGCCGGTGAAGGACCAAAAAGAGGTAGAAAACTCAAAGTGGAAGAGATGGATTATGGAGCTCTTTGTTCTGAAATTGCCTCAATTACAAAGGGTATGAGTGGAAGAGAAATTGCTAAACTTGGAATTGCATGGCAGGCATCAGGTTATGCTTCTGAAGATGGTGTTTTAAGTCGTAAAATGATCATGGAAAATGTCCAAGATGCTCTGAAAAgtcacaaacaaaaaataaggtgGTTGTCTGAAGAAGAAAGTCGAGAAAATAGCGAAGTTTCGTATAAGAAATTTGACTAA
- the LOC121124707 gene encoding peroxiredoxin-like 2A, with protein MFLDILIKLVRHKFPKTPVISTQKLLYKLDGKEKIFLIDCRSKDEFAVSRIPGAIHLEFNAPFHKIKALLTSHETKSFIVPYCSIGYRSSILTNRINSYNSNRALNLEGSIFKWVKEDKPLVDSKNQELEVGSIDMFNLTWFVGGAITAFLVYCNLPPEWLLPPKNASLKYLKDTQLRKLTDSLYGKKGTIVKAEDLWAKKGAVIMVVRRPGCILCREEALEFMKIKSDLSALDIPLVGIVHEEEGAEEFASNFFTSSDVYFDINKKFFGPKERRIMLTGLLNFRFILKTFGAWKKGVSGNLEGDGSLLGGTFVMGPGSEGVLYEHRETYFGDHVNMTEVLSIAKSLKKTQ; from the exons ATGTTTCTGgacattttaatcaaacttgtaAG GCATAAGTTCCCTAAAACTCCCGTAATTTCTACTCAGAAGCTCCTGTACAAATTAGACggcaaggaaaaaatatttttgattgattgtaGATCAAAAGACGAGTTTGCTGTTTCTCGTATTCCTGGTGCTATTCATTTGGAATTCAACGCTCCGTTCCATAAG atcAAGGCGCTCCTTACTTCTCATGAGACTAAATCCTTCATAGTTCCTTATTGTTCAATCGGGTATCGTTCATCCATTCTCACTAACAGAATTAACTCTTATAATTCAAATCGAGCCTTAAATTTAGAAGGCAGTATATTCAAGTGGGTTAAAGAAGATAAACCATTAGTTGATTCCAAGAATCAA GAATTGGAAGTGGGATCCATAGATATGTTTAATTTAACTTGGTTTGTTGGTGGAGCCATCACAGCTTTTCTAGTGTATTGTAATTTACCTCCAGAATGGCTATTACCGCCTAAAAATGCATCCCTTAAGTACCTCAAAGATACTCAACTTCGCAAACTTACAGATAGCTTGTATGGGAAAAAAGGGACTATAGTAAAAGCGGAGGACTTGTGGGCAAAAAAAGGAGCCGTAATAATGGTAGTTCGAAGACCAG GTTGCATTCTTTGTCGAGAGGAAGCTTTGGAATTCATGAAGATTAAGTCAGATCTTTCAGCGTTAGACATACCACTAGTAGGGATTGTTCATGAAGAAGAAGGTGCTGAAGAATTTGCTAGTAATTTTTTCACCAGCTCAGATGTCTACTttgacattaataaaaaattctttggGCCCAAAGAGCGAAGAATTATGCTGACTGGATTACTCAATTTTAGATTCATCTTAAAAACATTTGGCGCCTGGAAAAAGGGTGTATCTGGTAACTTGGAAGGAGATGGATCCCTCCTTGGTGGGACTTTTGTAATGGGACCTGGTAGCGAGGGTGTTTTGTATGAACATAGAGAAACTTACTTCGGAGATCATGTCAACATGACAGAGGTTCTATCCATCGCTAAATCGCTAAAGAAAACTcagtaa
- the LOC121124706 gene encoding uncharacterized protein isoform X2, with amino-acid sequence MTKVYLDLPPSVSQSNHEDRMCLKFKKPLESTISISNTEYVEVTDTKIVITFEGNSAVNIKAKENLLSFYSYKHSFPSKVTSDDIATILEAFPNDDIEDEMLEKNNIIEQDQEFQVPYNNISFDHNNKCNLDCIRVVQQLPAISLDSLYNFFEVHGHFSREKVCPNCGDQLKIKYGRFFCRKQNSIKRVPSIQVKQRVKIHNNCDWYEACQNVVIDFFKRSSQRIGGSGITVEMIVTKVHISASNKLWVIGGIEVQSKRSFMVTVSNLTKKFLFQIMASWINRGTQIISDSFNPQIDFEEHGFVLESENSSCSSETIDFDTSDCNTLRQLFMGKKLYSPEKLIYNLYEKKLPKIEERFHEFIIAAGVSYSKR; translated from the exons ATGACGAAAG TGTACTTGGATCTTCCGCCATCTGTTTCTCAATCCAATCATGAGGATCGAATGTGTCTTAAATTTAAGAAACCTTTGGAATCCACCATCAGTATTTCTAATACTGAATATGTCGAGGTTACAGATACAAAAATAGTCATTACATTCGAAGGGAACTCTGCAGTGAACATCAAAGCCAAAGAAAAtctattatcattttattcttataaacattCCTTTCCATCAAAAGTTACATCTGATGATATTGCTACGATCCTTGAGGCTTTCCCCAACGATGATATCGAGGATGAGATgttggaaaaaaacaatattattgagCAAGATCAAGAATTCCAAGTTCcatacaataatatttcttttgatcacaataataaatgtaatttagatTGCATACGGGTTGTTCAACAACTTCCCGCTATTTCTCTTGACtctttgtataacttttttgaa GTTCACGGACACTTTTCGAGGGAGAAGGTATGCCCAAATTGTGGggatcaattaaaaataaaatatggaagatttttttgtcgaaaacaaaattcaataaaaa GAGTTCCATCCATCCAGGTGAAGCAACGAGTCAAGATACATAATAATTGCGATTGGTATGAAGCTTGTCAGAATGTCGTCATTGATTTCTTTAAACGATCAAGTCAGCGTATTGGTGGATCTGGTATCACAGTTGAAATGATTGTCACAAAAGTACACATAAGTGCTTCCAATAAATTATGGGTTATTGGAGGAATTGAAGTACAATCTAAGCGTTCTTTCATGGTTACAGTTTCGAACCTAACTAAGAAGttcttatttcaaattatggCTTCTTGGATTAATCGAGGCACTCAGATAATATCTGATTCATTTAATCCTCAAATAGATTTTGAAGAACATGGGTTCGTTTTAGAATCCGAAAATAGTTCGTGTAGTTCAGAAACGATAGACTTTGATACAAGTGACTGTAATACTTTGCGCCAACTATTTATGGGAAAAAAGTTGTACTCAcccgaaaaattaatttacaatctGTATGAAAAGAAGTTGCCTAAAATTGAGGAGCGCTTCCATGAGTTCATTATTGCTGCAGGAGTTTCTTATAGTAAAAGATGA